In Methanorbis furvi, the following are encoded in one genomic region:
- a CDS encoding P-II family nitrogen regulator: MKMIVAIIRPEKVDDVVDALEAQNIPGVTITDVRGRGEQRGICLQYRAGQVQIHTLPKTKLEIVIPDKDVDTTIKTIREHARTGKKGDGRIFVLPVEAAAWVRTDDFIVG; encoded by the coding sequence ATGAAAATGATCGTTGCAATCATCCGCCCAGAAAAAGTGGATGATGTCGTAGATGCCCTTGAAGCACAGAATATACCCGGAGTTACCATCACCGATGTCCGCGGACGTGGGGAACAGAGGGGAATTTGTCTGCAGTACCGTGCAGGACAGGTGCAGATTCACACGCTCCCGAAGACAAAACTCGAGATCGTGATCCCTGACAAAGACGTTGACACAACCATCAAAACCATTCGTGAACATGCACGCACCGGTAAAAAAGGAGACGGACGTATCTTTGTCCTGCCGGTCGAGGCAGCAGCATGGGTGCGTACTGATGATTTCATCGTCGGTTAA